A window of Maioricimonas rarisocia genomic DNA:
CCACAGGACGAACATCGTGCGGGTCAGAATGGCCAGACTCCACGCGATGCCACAGAGCACACCCCTGCTGGTCGAAGGTCGACGCAGCAGGACGACCAGGGCGACGATCAGGAGCGTGACGGTCAGGCAGGCCAGGCTTTCGGTCAGAACTTCGCGTGTGCTCCAGCGGGTTCTCCAGTCGACGAGTACGAAGCCGAACGCGGTCAGCATTGCAGGAGCCGGCCCGGCACTGCGGTAGGCGATCGACGCTGCGAAGGCTGCTGCAATGCCCATCATGACGCACTGGGCGAGGCGGATGCTCCAGAACTGCCGCCCGAACGTGCGGTTCAGGCCGGCCAGCAACAGCGGGTACAGAGGGGGGCGATCGGTTGCCGGATGAGCGACCGGCTCGTCTCCTCCCGGAAAACGGGTCTGTGCATCACGGTCAAGATAAGGACGGCGAAAGTCGGCGTCGGCAAAGTTGCGGACGAATCCCCTGCCCCGGGCGACTTCCCATCCGATCGAGTCGTAGTCCGGACTGTCCCCGGTCACCGCCGGGGGAGCGATGAGGGAGTCTCGCCAATGCATGTGGATCACGAAGCCGGCCGCAGCGGTCAATGCGACGACTGCGAACAACCTGCGAACTGCATTGGTCCGCCAGTATTGAACGTTCCACCGATGCGGAGACATCGCGTACCCATGACACGAGGCCCAGTTTCCTCTCCGCGAGCGCGTCCACTTCAGATACTGTCCCGATCGATTCGACGGACTTCAGGAAAGAGCGTCGAACGTCACCGGGCAGTCGTTTCCGTATTCTGTTCTGGTTGCTCCTCCGCCGTCACCCCCGTCTTGCCGTACAGGAACTCGAGCTGCAGCAACTGGCGATCGATCAGCGAGTTGACGAAGGTCGGCAGATAGCCGGTCGGCGTCAGGGACTCGCCATTGCGATAGTTGAAGATGTCGTGGATGACCAGTTCCTTGCGGTCCGGGTCGTAACCGGCGACTTCGGAGATCTGCGTGATCACCCGGCGGCCCTGCGACTCCCGCGAGATCTGCACGATGACGTCGAGTGCCGAGGCGATCTGGCGGTGAATCGATGCGACCGGCAGATCGACGGCCATGAGCACGAGGACCTCGAGCCGCTTGATCACCTCTTCGGAGCTGTTGGCGTGGACTGTGGTCATTGACCCATCGTGGCCGGTGTTCATCGCCTGCAGCATGTCGAGTGCTTCGCCGGAGCGACATTCGCCGACGAGGATGCGGTCGGGCCGCATGCGGAGGGCATTCTTGACCAGATCGCGGATCGAGTATTCGCCGGCACCTTCGACGTTGGGCGGCTTGGTTTCGAGCGTAACGACGTGGTCCTGGTGCAGCTGCAGTTCCTGGGTGTCTTCGATGGTGACGATGCGTTCGCGATGCGGAATGAAGCTGGACAGAATGTTCAGCAGTGTCGTCTTACCGGTACCGGTGCCGCCGCTGACGAGCACGTTCCGGCGGTCCACGACGCAGGCTCTCAGGAACATGGCGGCTGCCTGGGTGACCGTGCCCATTTCGATCAGATCGTCGATCGTGAACCGATAGGCGGGAAACTTCCGAATCGTCACGCAGGGGCCGCGGACGGCAAGAGGGGGAATGATCGCGTTGACGCGGCTGCCGTCGGGAAGGCGGGCATCGACGAGCGGCTGGCTCTTGTCGATGCGGCGACCGACCTGGGCGACGATTCGCTCGATGATCGATTCGGTCACCTTGTCCGAGATGAACCGCCGGCCGGAGAGTTCGACGACGCCGTCCCGCTCGACGTAAATCTGGTCTCGTTTGACGACCATGATTTCGGTGATCGTCGGGGCGCGAAGCAGGTCCTGCAGTGGCCCGTAGCCGAAGACGGTGTCCTTCAGTTCCTTCTTGAGGGTGCGGAGAATGAGGTACTTGCGGAGTTCGCGGTGCAGGTGCGGGCGGATAAGCGGAAAGACCTCGCCGAAGTGCGCTTCGGTCCGGCGGATGCGGGCACTCAGATCCGGCT
This region includes:
- a CDS encoding ATPase, T2SS/T4P/T4SS family, with the translated sequence MKIWYNKVHEGRRSVMETENDRITIGRDGENSLVLNSPLVSKRQAVVTRSNGKLLLENVGINSCMIGDDEVFGGQSRELTPGETVRIWPYTITFETDQAARISRQEMEAHLRTLMSDLETRVHRKLLERFDLYELESNRLGDADSILLLENHIEDVCRELNLFAQDNDPLLEEIIGLTLRDYVINQLILESDDERFRSNRLTWNEFDVPATLVPERETELENLLMFTRERLKLDEQPDLSARIRRTEAHFGEVFPLIRPHLHRELRKYLILRTLKKELKDTVFGYGPLQDLLRAPTITEIMVVKRDQIYVERDGVVELSGRRFISDKVTESIIERIVAQVGRRIDKSQPLVDARLPDGSRVNAIIPPLAVRGPCVTIRKFPAYRFTIDDLIEMGTVTQAAAMFLRACVVDRRNVLVSGGTGTGKTTLLNILSSFIPHRERIVTIEDTQELQLHQDHVVTLETKPPNVEGAGEYSIRDLVKNALRMRPDRILVGECRSGEALDMLQAMNTGHDGSMTTVHANSSEEVIKRLEVLVLMAVDLPVASIHRQIASALDVIVQISRESQGRRVITQISEVAGYDPDRKELVIHDIFNYRNGESLTPTGYLPTFVNSLIDRQLLQLEFLYGKTGVTAEEQPEQNTETTAR